In Vagococcus hydrophili, one DNA window encodes the following:
- a CDS encoding DUF1831 domain-containing protein, whose protein sequence is MSFLDKATVEGATTFYKVKETARAYAFKDYGFKETASGNFQLVRPLDTNPQNKQSPKLKMTVAKDLKTLKMSITTPNGLKSMNIFKGDSHEEKQAQFKYIMADMMHYGCLEEA, encoded by the coding sequence ATGTCTTTTTTAGATAAAGCAACAGTTGAAGGTGCAACAACATTTTACAAGGTAAAAGAAACGGCGAGAGCATATGCCTTTAAGGATTATGGATTTAAAGAAACGGCTTCTGGAAACTTCCAATTAGTTCGTCCTTTAGACACTAACCCTCAAAACAAACAAAGTCCAAAATTAAAAATGACTGTAGCAAAAGATTTAAAAACATTAAAAATGTCAATCACAACACCCAATGGGTTGAAGAGCATGAACATTTTTAAAGGTGACTCTCACGAAGAGAAACAAGCACAATTCAAATACATCATGGCTGACATGATGCATTATGGCTGTTTAGAAGAAGCGTAA
- a CDS encoding YdcF family protein: MGISLIWLFVSVVIPLICFSYWLFFRPTSLWTGFFFVMLTGFLYLMLIIQAERVSQSLAIWIATPILIFLVLIGIFGMFTGVIALFWNERVLLKREGFSLSNLLPLLVAFGLIGFQIAILLLAYFGSNPYIVSLSLLINLSFFYVVAIFFFYLMTSILYNHFPHQKKVDYIIVLGAGLIDGERVTPLLASRIDAAVKLFDKQKNKKNHQPTIILSGGQGPDEKVSEARAMMNYVEEKNYQLGNVYLEEKSTNTKENLQFSEAIAYQKDSIKNFNRKNIVIASNNYHILRAGKLAYKLGIFARGVGSKTKLYYLPTAFIREYIGYLALTKKRHLIIFGIFLFFSVSFLVLKLFVS, from the coding sequence ATGGGTATAAGTCTTATATGGTTATTTGTTTCAGTTGTCATACCACTGATTTGTTTTTCTTATTGGCTATTTTTTAGACCGACAAGTCTTTGGACAGGATTCTTTTTTGTTATGTTAACAGGCTTTTTATATCTAATGTTAATTATTCAAGCAGAAAGAGTTAGTCAAAGTTTAGCAATTTGGATAGCAACCCCGATTCTTATTTTCTTAGTATTAATCGGGATTTTTGGAATGTTTACAGGAGTCATTGCTCTTTTTTGGAACGAGCGAGTGTTATTAAAGAGAGAGGGATTTTCTTTAAGCAACTTATTACCGTTATTAGTTGCATTTGGCTTAATTGGGTTTCAAATTGCCATTCTCTTATTGGCATACTTTGGGAGTAATCCTTATATTGTGTCATTATCTTTATTAATCAATTTAAGTTTCTTTTATGTCGTAGCAATCTTTTTCTTCTATCTGATGACATCTATTTTATACAATCATTTTCCTCACCAAAAGAAAGTTGATTATATTATCGTTTTAGGTGCCGGTTTAATAGACGGAGAACGAGTGACACCACTTCTGGCTAGTCGAATTGACGCAGCAGTTAAACTGTTTGACAAACAAAAAAACAAAAAGAACCATCAACCAACTATTATTTTGTCTGGTGGACAAGGTCCGGATGAAAAAGTTTCAGAAGCAAGAGCCATGATGAATTATGTTGAAGAAAAGAACTATCAGTTAGGCAATGTGTATTTAGAAGAGAAATCAACGAATACAAAAGAAAATTTACAGTTTTCAGAAGCCATTGCGTATCAAAAAGATAGTATTAAAAATTTTAATCGAAAAAATATTGTGATTGCCTCTAATAATTACCATATTTTACGAGCTGGGAAATTGGCTTATAAACTAGGGATCTTTGCCAGAGGTGTGGGCTCTAAAACCAAATTATACTACTTACCTACAGCATTTATTCGAGAGTATATTGGTTATCTAGCATTAACGAAAAAAAGACATTTAATTATTTTTGGTATCTTTTTATTTTTCTCAGTTTCATTCTTAGTATTAAAGTTATTTGTTTCATAA
- a CDS encoding multidrug effflux MFS transporter codes for MEKTSIKKQPTLLLLICLVGFPQISETIFTPSLPEIAQSFQVSMNTAQLTLSIYFLAFAFGVFFWGYLSDIIGRRPAMIYGIVLYGIGSIFCYTSTSINFLLLARFIQAFGASTGSVTTQTILREAFSGNKRHELFAQISAALAFTPAVGPLIGGFVGNYFGFRMVFLTLVLMSLFLLAYTFVGLPETFDVSTRQKVALWPIFVRLIKNPKVLTYGFLIGAINGILFSYYAEAPFIFIEKFGLSASLYGFLGIVIAGASIVGALLSKKLLKVRKAEVIILLGIKIMLLGSVCLLLSSYSSFLPKWGQFTLILASIFITLLGTGTALPNCLSLALVDFSDVVGSAGAIFSLGYYLLVSLITFGMSYLHNGTLYIMPLYFIGLGISMFLLSKKYIQ; via the coding sequence TTGGAAAAAACATCGATAAAAAAACAACCAACTTTATTATTATTAATCTGCTTAGTGGGATTCCCACAAATTAGTGAAACGATATTTACCCCATCATTACCTGAGATTGCTCAAAGCTTTCAGGTATCCATGAATACGGCGCAACTTACTCTAAGTATTTACTTTTTAGCCTTTGCTTTTGGTGTCTTCTTTTGGGGCTATCTCTCAGATATCATCGGACGTAGACCAGCTATGATATACGGCATTGTTTTATATGGAATTGGAAGTATATTCTGTTACACCTCAACATCAATTAACTTCCTATTACTGGCCCGTTTTATTCAAGCTTTTGGTGCTAGTACAGGTTCCGTGACGACTCAAACAATTTTACGTGAAGCCTTTTCTGGCAATAAACGTCATGAACTATTTGCTCAAATTTCTGCTGCTTTAGCATTTACACCAGCAGTCGGACCATTAATTGGTGGCTTTGTGGGAAACTACTTTGGTTTTAGAATGGTCTTCTTAACATTGGTACTAATGAGTTTGTTTCTACTAGCCTATACCTTTGTCGGTTTACCAGAAACTTTTGATGTTTCAACGAGACAAAAAGTTGCCTTATGGCCGATTTTTGTCAGACTCATTAAAAATCCTAAAGTTCTAACTTATGGCTTTTTAATTGGAGCAATTAATGGCATCTTATTCAGTTATTATGCTGAAGCACCCTTTATTTTCATTGAAAAATTTGGTTTATCAGCTTCTTTATATGGCTTTTTAGGGATTGTGATTGCAGGAGCATCAATTGTTGGTGCTCTTCTTTCAAAGAAACTTTTAAAAGTCAGAAAAGCTGAAGTTATTATTTTACTAGGAATAAAAATCATGCTTCTTGGCTCAGTTTGTTTACTACTTTCAAGTTATAGTAGTTTCTTACCAAAATGGGGACAATTTACACTCATTTTAGCAAGTATCTTTATTACTCTACTTGGAACTGGAACCGCACTACCAAACTGTTTAAGCTTGGCTCTTGTGGACTTTAGCGACGTTGTCGGATCAGCTGGGGCGATTTTTAGTTTAGGTTACTATCTACTTGTTAGCCTTATTACATTTGGTATGAGCTATCTTCATAATGGAACCCTTTATATCATGCCACTTTATTTTATAGGATTAGGCATAAGTATGTTCTTATTATCAAAGAAGTACATACAATAA
- a CDS encoding phospholipase D-like domain-containing protein, whose product MIKGEAAWGFTLLFLSLWEFIYNDDDELSDFYPEYKEGELPESEGYYQPYVDSPFDNETVGMNAYLNLINRAKDYVYITTPYLIIDNLLMEALCVSAKSGVDIRIIVPHQPDKWYVHAVTRSNYAQLIEAGVKIYEYTPGFIHSKTFVVDGIYATVGTVNLDYRSLFLHFECGIWMYKTPSVLEVYEDHMQTERASQLITLEEANDIKWTTRLGRAMLAVFSPLL is encoded by the coding sequence ATGATTAAGGGAGAAGCTGCTTGGGGATTCACGTTACTGTTCTTGTCTTTATGGGAATTTATCTATAATGACGATGACGAATTAAGTGATTTCTATCCAGAGTATAAAGAAGGCGAACTACCTGAATCAGAAGGGTATTATCAACCTTATGTGGATTCACCTTTTGACAATGAAACAGTAGGGATGAACGCCTACCTTAATTTGATTAACCGGGCGAAAGATTATGTGTATATTACGACGCCTTATCTAATTATTGATAATTTGTTGATGGAAGCCTTATGTGTTTCTGCTAAAAGTGGGGTTGATATTCGTATTATTGTGCCACATCAGCCTGACAAGTGGTATGTACATGCGGTAACACGTTCTAATTATGCTCAGTTGATTGAAGCAGGAGTTAAGATTTATGAGTACACACCTGGTTTTATACATTCAAAAACCTTTGTGGTAGATGGAATTTATGCCACAGTTGGAACAGTGAACTTAGATTACAGAAGTTTATTCTTACATTTCGAGTGTGGTATTTGGATGTATAAAACGCCTTCTGTCTTAGAAGTTTACGAAGATCACATGCAAACGGAAAGAGCAAGCCAGCTAATTACGTTAGAGGAAGCCAATGATATTAAATGGACGACTCGATTAGGAAGAGCGATGTTAGCAGTTTTCTCACCTTTACTATAA
- the mgtA gene encoding magnesium-translocating P-type ATPase, with product MENKEKVVQKNEINYTVFSQETTESVLNKFKSNEKGLSTQEAENLREIHGENVISHGKKTPLIVEILKAYFTPFTIVLITLAIISFFTDYVIAPADDKDLTGVLIIAAMVFLSGTMTLIQSVRSSKAAEKLGNLVKVTATVLRDGQEIELPIEELVCGDIVKLAAGDMIPADVRLFQTKDLFISQAAMTGESYPVEKKATYEMMEHSSETDLENIAYMGSNVVSGSATGVIVAVGNRTLFGQIAKDVTESKTLTNFDIGINKTSWLLIRFMLVMAPTVFLINGLTKGDWLEAFLFGLSVAVGLTPEMLPMIVTTNLVKGASTMAKKGTIIKNLNSIQNFGAIDILCTDKTGTLTQDKIILEYHLDVDGKEDARVLRHAFFNSYYQTGLRNLMDKAIIDSANEELDIDVANYNKVDEIPFDFQRRRMSVVIEDNHGKTQMITKGAVEEMLEISSYVDYKGKVIALTEEIKHTILKTVDDLNEDGLRVIAVAQKTNPSVVGEFSIKDESEMVLIGYLAFLDPPKETTKDALEALKKHGVGVKVLTGDNALVTKSVCKQVGLAEEELITGSEISKMSDAELTVIAEKHNIFVKLSPAQKTRLVRVLRSAGHTVGFMGDGINDAPAMKEADVGISVDTAVDIAKESADVILLEKDLMILERGILSGRTIFGNIMKYVKMTASSNFGNMFSVVVASIFLPFLPMLPLQLLFLNLIYDVSCMSIPWDNMDKEYLEEPKKWDSSSIGSFMKWLGPTSSIFDITTYALMYFVICPAVVGGSYHTLTAEQQVLFIAVFHAGWFVESLWSQTLVIHTLRTPKLPFLQSNASFILTTVTTIGIAIGSILPFTAFGERLDLAPLPSNYWGWLAITVIAYLLLVMFVKKIYVKRFGELL from the coding sequence ATGGAAAACAAAGAAAAAGTGGTTCAAAAAAACGAGATTAATTATACAGTTTTCTCACAAGAAACCACAGAGAGCGTTTTAAACAAATTTAAAAGTAATGAAAAAGGTCTTTCGACACAAGAGGCTGAAAATTTAAGAGAAATTCACGGAGAAAATGTGATTTCTCATGGTAAAAAAACACCACTGATTGTGGAGATTTTAAAAGCATACTTCACACCATTCACGATTGTATTAATCACATTAGCCATTATTTCTTTCTTTACAGATTATGTGATTGCACCAGCGGATGATAAAGATTTAACAGGTGTGTTAATTATTGCAGCTATGGTCTTTTTAAGTGGTACGATGACCTTGATTCAATCAGTGAGATCAAGTAAAGCCGCAGAAAAATTAGGCAATTTAGTTAAAGTAACTGCCACTGTTTTACGAGATGGGCAAGAAATTGAGCTACCGATTGAAGAATTAGTTTGTGGGGACATTGTTAAGTTAGCTGCAGGAGACATGATTCCAGCAGATGTCCGCTTATTCCAAACAAAAGATTTATTCATCTCACAAGCTGCCATGACAGGTGAAAGTTACCCAGTTGAGAAAAAAGCGACTTATGAAATGATGGAACACAGCAGTGAAACTGATTTAGAAAACATTGCTTACATGGGAAGTAACGTTGTCAGTGGTAGTGCGACAGGTGTTATTGTTGCGGTAGGAAATAGAACTTTATTTGGTCAAATCGCAAAAGACGTGACTGAATCAAAAACCTTAACTAATTTTGATATTGGTATTAACAAAACATCTTGGTTATTGATTCGTTTTATGTTAGTTATGGCACCAACAGTTTTCTTAATTAATGGTTTAACGAAAGGTGATTGGTTAGAAGCTTTCCTATTTGGTTTATCAGTAGCAGTTGGTTTAACTCCTGAAATGTTACCAATGATTGTGACAACGAACCTTGTCAAAGGCGCTTCAACAATGGCGAAAAAAGGCACAATCATTAAAAACTTAAATTCCATTCAAAATTTCGGTGCCATTGATATTTTATGTACAGATAAGACAGGAACGTTAACTCAAGATAAAATTATTTTAGAATATCATTTAGATGTTGATGGTAAAGAAGATGCTCGTGTCTTACGTCATGCATTCTTCAACAGTTACTATCAAACAGGCTTACGTAATTTAATGGATAAAGCGATTATTGATTCAGCTAATGAAGAGCTAGACATTGATGTGGCTAATTACAATAAAGTGGATGAAATTCCATTTGATTTCCAACGTCGTCGTATGAGTGTTGTGATTGAAGATAATCACGGTAAGACACAGATGATTACAAAAGGTGCCGTTGAAGAGATGCTTGAAATTTCTAGTTATGTAGATTACAAAGGCAAAGTTATTGCTTTAACTGAAGAAATCAAGCATACGATTTTAAAAACAGTCGATGACTTAAACGAAGACGGCTTACGTGTGATTGCAGTTGCTCAAAAAACAAACCCAAGTGTTGTTGGTGAGTTTTCTATTAAAGATGAAAGCGAAATGGTCTTAATTGGTTACTTAGCGTTCTTAGATCCGCCAAAAGAAACAACCAAAGACGCGTTAGAAGCACTTAAGAAACATGGTGTTGGCGTTAAAGTGTTAACTGGAGACAATGCACTTGTAACTAAATCAGTGTGTAAACAAGTTGGTTTAGCCGAGGAAGAATTAATTACTGGTAGTGAAATTTCTAAAATGAGTGATGCTGAATTAACGGTAATTGCAGAAAAACACAACATTTTTGTTAAGTTATCACCTGCCCAAAAAACACGTTTAGTTCGTGTTTTAAGAAGCGCAGGTCACACAGTCGGCTTTATGGGAGACGGAATCAACGATGCACCAGCTATGAAAGAAGCGGATGTGGGTATTTCAGTGGATACAGCCGTTGATATTGCTAAAGAATCAGCAGATGTTATTTTGTTAGAAAAAGATTTAATGATTTTAGAGCGTGGTATTTTATCAGGACGTACTATTTTTGGAAACATTATGAAATATGTGAAAATGACAGCCAGCTCAAACTTTGGTAACATGTTCTCAGTGGTTGTTGCAAGTATTTTCTTACCATTCTTGCCAATGTTGCCATTACAATTACTATTCTTAAACTTGATTTATGATGTGTCTTGTATGTCAATTCCTTGGGATAACATGGACAAAGAGTACTTAGAAGAGCCTAAAAAATGGGATTCATCAAGTATTGGTTCATTCATGAAGTGGTTAGGACCAACAAGTTCAATTTTTGATATTACAACTTATGCGTTAATGTATTTCGTGATTTGTCCAGCAGTTGTGGGTGGTTCATATCACACATTAACAGCAGAACAACAAGTCTTGTTTATTGCTGTGTTCCATGCCGGTTGGTTTGTTGAATCACTATGGTCACAAACTTTAGTTATTCACACATTAAGAACACCAAAATTACCATTCTTACAAAGTAACGCATCATTTATTTTAACAACAGTGACAACGATCGGGATTGCGATTGGTTCAATTTTACCATTTACTGCTTTCGGTGAAAGATTAGACCTAGCACCATTACCATCAAACTACTGGGGCTGGTTAGCAATTACGGTTATTGCTTATCTACTATTAGTTATGTTTGTTAAGAAAATTTATGTAAAACGTTTTGGAGAATTATTATAA
- a CDS encoding PHP domain-containing protein, protein MSIYYDQHLHTHHSFDSEEHFENYLNKTDNTLVTTEHLDFYNPADEFKDSLPDFITYNQEINELEEKYNRNILRGIEVGYVPSQHDVITEFVEKSPYDLILLSTHQNGKIDFMDPIVRTMEKKRLVTEYYEQMILSVENMTQANILTHFDYGMRQLDISAEEYQQLAEPLLIELFKKVIDKKLAVELNAKSFVKYNNQHLYDYAIPLYISLGGQLFTLGSDAHVAEDYELGFKEMGQLLKNHDIKELAIFNKQKMSLVTF, encoded by the coding sequence ATGTCAATTTATTACGATCAACATCTGCATACTCATCATTCTTTCGACTCAGAAGAACATTTTGAAAATTATTTAAATAAAACAGATAATACCTTAGTCACAACTGAACACCTTGATTTTTATAATCCAGCCGATGAATTTAAAGATAGTCTTCCTGACTTTATTACTTACAATCAAGAAATCAACGAGTTAGAGGAAAAATATAATCGGAATATTTTAAGAGGAATTGAAGTAGGTTATGTTCCTTCACAACATGATGTCATCACCGAATTTGTAGAAAAAAGTCCCTACGACTTAATTCTTTTAAGTACCCATCAAAATGGTAAAATTGATTTTATGGACCCTATTGTTCGAACTATGGAAAAGAAACGCCTAGTGACTGAGTATTACGAACAAATGATTCTTTCAGTAGAAAATATGACTCAAGCCAATATCCTGACTCATTTTGATTATGGTATGAGACAATTAGACATTTCAGCAGAAGAATATCAACAATTAGCAGAGCCTCTTTTAATTGAACTTTTCAAAAAAGTGATTGATAAAAAATTAGCTGTTGAGTTAAATGCTAAGAGTTTTGTGAAGTATAATAATCAACATTTATATGATTATGCCATTCCTTTATACATCTCACTAGGAGGACAACTTTTCACATTGGGCTCGGATGCTCACGTTGCAGAAGATTACGAACTAGGATTTAAAGAGATGGGGCAGTTATTAAAAAATCATGATATCAAAGAATTAGCCATATTTAACAAACAAAAAATGAGTCTAGTTACTTTTTAA
- the mnmA gene encoding tRNA 2-thiouridine(34) synthase MnmA: protein MKDNSEIRVVVGMSGGVDSSVTALLLKEQGYDVVGVFMKNWDDTDENGVCTATEDYKDVAKVANQIGIPYYTVNFEKEYWDRVFEYFLAEYRLGRTPNPDVMCNKEIKFKAFLDYAMQLGADYVATGHYAQVTREEDGTTHMLRGVDNNKDQTYFLSQLSQEQLAKTMFPLGHMEKKEVREIAERANLATAKKKDSTGVCFIGEKNFKEFLGRFLPAQPGKMVTLDGQVKGDHAGLMYYTIGQRQGLGIGGGQGESSEPWFVVGKELATNTLLVGQGFHHEHLYATKLTASEIHFTVDTPLEKEFSCTAKFRYRQQDTGVKVVLNDDQTKATVIFDEPVRAITPGQAVVFYDGDECLGGGLIDAAFNEEVERQYV, encoded by the coding sequence ATGAAAGATAACAGCGAGATTCGTGTTGTTGTTGGCATGAGTGGTGGGGTTGATTCATCAGTAACAGCCTTACTTTTAAAAGAACAAGGATATGACGTAGTCGGTGTCTTCATGAAAAATTGGGACGATACAGACGAGAATGGTGTGTGTACAGCAACGGAAGATTATAAAGATGTTGCCAAGGTAGCTAACCAAATTGGTATACCATACTACACGGTGAACTTTGAAAAGGAATATTGGGACCGCGTTTTTGAATATTTCTTAGCAGAATATCGTTTAGGTAGAACACCAAATCCAGATGTTATGTGTAACAAAGAAATTAAATTTAAAGCCTTTTTAGATTATGCAATGCAACTTGGAGCGGATTATGTGGCAACAGGTCACTATGCTCAAGTTACAAGAGAAGAAGATGGTACAACGCACATGCTAAGAGGTGTTGATAATAATAAAGATCAAACGTATTTTTTAAGCCAATTATCACAAGAACAGTTAGCAAAAACCATGTTTCCATTAGGACATATGGAGAAAAAAGAAGTGCGCGAAATTGCTGAACGTGCGAATTTAGCTACAGCGAAGAAAAAAGATTCTACAGGTGTTTGCTTTATTGGTGAGAAAAACTTCAAAGAATTTTTAGGTCGTTTCTTACCAGCTCAACCAGGCAAAATGGTGACTTTAGATGGTCAAGTTAAAGGTGATCATGCTGGCTTAATGTATTACACAATTGGTCAACGTCAAGGATTAGGTATTGGCGGAGGACAAGGTGAGTCAAGTGAGCCATGGTTTGTTGTGGGAAAAGAACTCGCAACGAATACTTTATTAGTGGGACAAGGGTTCCATCATGAACATTTATATGCTACAAAATTAACAGCCAGTGAGATTCATTTCACAGTGGATACTCCTCTTGAAAAAGAATTTTCTTGTACTGCTAAATTCCGCTATCGTCAACAAGATACTGGTGTTAAAGTTGTTTTAAACGATGATCAAACAAAAGCGACTGTTATTTTTGACGAACCAGTGAGAGCTATTACTCCAGGTCAAGCCGTAGTCTTTTATGATGGAGATGAGTGTTTAGGTGGCGGTTTAATTGATGCGGCCTTTAACGAAGAAGTCGAAAGACAATATGTTTAA
- a CDS encoding DUF1958 domain-containing protein: MKKLGLYLGKVLLGLIIILGVGVKAHAEDGQPSMMDLIKEANYQAQESDKPKSAILVDGNTGKLLWGENEDTPHNPASIMKLMVIYLTYEAMANGKFNMDTEVVATPRHQQIAGIYEISNNKIQAGVSYPIKELIPMALVPSSNVATMMLAEQVDPNAVSFLKKMNDKAQELGMKNTKIVNATGAEVSSFQGLYGAEGVDTSSLDVNGSNVTTARDFATFSFHLIKNYPQVLEYTSSPVITVMKGTPQEETFETYNYSIPNNGKVYEDVDKNYDFEGVDGLKTGSSPSGAFNIDATAKRGELRLIAIAFGVGDWSDQTGEYKRHPFVNAMLNHGFNNYEYKELAKKGEQTINDKVVNLAEPISDVVKKGETPKLKLNEDKTVTVENSLKEVNETVKPVGVKYEEVDQGVVEQTKKQTKNILDEVNKTVDMSNPIIKAVVITFSVIFFLIIFLVLLLVRSNRKRKKARRERMRRFENMGKSDEE, encoded by the coding sequence ATGAAGAAATTAGGATTATATTTAGGTAAAGTTTTATTAGGGTTAATAATTATTCTAGGTGTAGGAGTGAAGGCTCACGCTGAAGACGGACAACCTTCTATGATGGACTTAATCAAAGAGGCTAACTATCAAGCACAAGAGTCTGATAAACCCAAATCAGCGATTTTGGTTGATGGAAATACAGGGAAATTATTATGGGGAGAAAACGAAGATACACCACATAATCCAGCAAGTATTATGAAATTAATGGTGATCTATTTGACGTATGAAGCAATGGCTAATGGTAAGTTCAATATGGACACAGAAGTTGTTGCAACACCAAGACATCAACAAATTGCAGGGATTTACGAGATTAGTAACAATAAAATTCAAGCAGGAGTTTCTTATCCAATCAAGGAATTAATTCCTATGGCATTGGTTCCGTCATCGAATGTGGCAACTATGATGTTAGCAGAACAAGTTGATCCTAATGCAGTGTCATTCTTAAAAAAAATGAATGATAAAGCACAAGAATTAGGCATGAAGAACACTAAAATTGTCAATGCTACTGGTGCTGAAGTCTCATCTTTCCAAGGTTTATATGGAGCTGAAGGCGTGGATACAAGTTCTTTAGATGTGAACGGATCAAACGTGACAACAGCAAGAGATTTTGCGACGTTTTCATTCCATTTAATTAAAAACTATCCGCAAGTATTAGAATATACAAGTTCACCAGTAATCACTGTTATGAAGGGAACGCCGCAAGAGGAAACTTTCGAAACTTATAACTATTCAATTCCAAACAACGGTAAAGTTTATGAAGATGTTGATAAAAATTATGATTTTGAAGGCGTGGATGGATTAAAAACAGGTTCAAGTCCTTCTGGTGCGTTCAATATTGATGCAACAGCTAAAAGAGGCGAGTTAAGATTGATTGCCATTGCTTTTGGTGTGGGTGATTGGAGCGATCAAACGGGTGAATATAAGCGTCATCCTTTCGTGAATGCCATGTTAAATCATGGGTTCAATAATTATGAATATAAAGAGCTAGCTAAAAAAGGTGAGCAAACGATTAACGATAAAGTAGTTAATTTAGCTGAACCAATTAGCGATGTGGTAAAAAAAGGTGAAACGCCAAAACTTAAATTAAATGAAGATAAGACAGTGACTGTTGAAAATTCATTAAAAGAAGTTAATGAAACAGTAAAACCAGTTGGTGTAAAATATGAAGAAGTCGATCAAGGTGTTGTGGAACAAACGAAGAAACAAACAAAAAATATTCTTGATGAAGTGAATAAAACAGTGGATATGTCTAATCCAATCATTAAAGCGGTTGTGATTACATTCAGCGTTATCTTTTTCTTAATTATCTTCCTTGTGTTACTATTAGTAAGAAGTAATCGTAAGAGAAAAAAAGCTCGTCGTGAGCGCATGAGACGTTTTGAAAACATGGGTAAATCTGACGAAGAATAA
- a CDS encoding PLDc N-terminal domain-containing protein — MKNLIKLVSNRAIIIGLLILLQLGLLFAIIFRFQEYFVYFYTTYIIVSAAVIIKIVNSRTNPAYKIAWIIPIMLIPIFGTVIYLVFGRIRFTKEDKRKMSRIQEKEMELMQETVKAVQIEDGNHDAVIQSNYLTQYGEGALFKNTTSQYYPLGEDAFKAMLEELEKAEKYIFMEYFIVEEGKMWDAILEVLVRKAKEGLDVRFIYDDFGCLYTLPHHYYRKLENLGIKSCVFNPFVPVLSSIFNNRNHRKITVIDGKVAFTGELT; from the coding sequence ATGAAAAATTTAATAAAATTAGTATCAAATCGAGCCATTATAATTGGGTTATTAATTTTGCTTCAATTAGGATTGTTGTTTGCTATTATTTTTAGGTTTCAAGAGTATTTTGTTTATTTTTATACAACGTACATTATTGTTTCAGCAGCAGTCATAATTAAAATTGTTAACAGTCGAACCAACCCAGCCTACAAGATTGCTTGGATTATTCCGATTATGTTGATTCCTATTTTTGGAACAGTGATTTATCTTGTCTTTGGTCGAATTCGTTTTACTAAAGAAGATAAACGTAAAATGTCACGCATCCAAGAAAAAGAAATGGAATTAATGCAAGAAACTGTAAAAGCAGTCCAAATAGAGGACGGCAATCATGATGCGGTGATTCAATCAAATTATTTAACTCAGTACGGAGAAGGCGCGTTGTTTAAAAATACAACCAGTCAGTATTATCCTTTGGGAGAAGATGCCTTTAAAGCCATGCTTGAAGAGTTAGAAAAAGCGGAGAAATATATCTTTATGGAATATTTCATCGTTGAAGAAGGTAAGATGTGGGATGCTATCTTAGAAGTCTTAGTCAGAAAAGCCAAAGAAGGTTTAGATGTTCGTTTTATCTATGATGATTTTGGCTGTCTGTATACATTGCCTCATCATTATTACCGTAAATTGGAAAACTTAGGGATTAAGAGTTGTGTTTTTAATCCATTCGTACCAGTCTTGTCTTCAATTTTCAATAACCGAAATCACAGAAAAATTACAGTCATTGATGGGAAAGTTGCCTTTACAGGGGAATTAACTTAG